In Zingiber officinale cultivar Zhangliang chromosome 1A, Zo_v1.1, whole genome shotgun sequence, the DNA window TGAAAGCATAACTTGCATTCAATTGCAAAAACAATGCTGCTGAGATTTTTATAAACAAATTTGGTGAAAATTTTAACTCATTTAGGTAGATTAAGGAAACTGAAATGCAGAGCCATCATAAATTGGAGGGAATGaaaaaacaaggaagaaaattaaggagaaaaatagtagaagaatATTGTTAATTCATAGGAAAACTTTTCCCTTGCATTAATCACTTATCTAAGTGTGATTGATTTACACATGTTATCAGTCAGATGATGTATCTAGATTATATAAAACATGACCCTTTGCACTTTTAAGGACACTTACTGATCCTAGCTATAACATAATGCAGCTAGAATAAGGTCAATTCAAGTACTAAGCTCGAAGGAGAAAAAAGTGAAGAGGGGTGCCTTAGTTCTTCACCAACTACAAAAAATTATGTCAATTATGTTGTGAATATTGATCTTCATTGTTTCTGTTTATTATCAAAATATGTCTATGTACATGCACTGGAGGAAATTACAGCAAACAAGTCTTTTTAATGCTAACTATTTTAGGTCAACTCGTGAATCGTATCCATCCATTGAACTTTGTACAAGCTATTACTAGATGCTCGAATTCcttaaatcattttttatttatttaagtagAGTTTTCACTCAAATTGTCAAATGATAACATCCATTGATCATTTTAAAGTAGTTCCATAccgtttaaatttatttattttctcaaaTTTTCATCTACTAGTGCTATGCGTGTATACCAAAGTGTTTCATAATAGTAGTATTTCTTGATCTTGTCTTTTATGTATTCTCATACATACATCTTACTATCTtagattcttctttttttttctacacTTATGGACCAACACTTTAGTAAAATTCCTAACAGAGGGAAAAAAACTCCAAAGTCAGTTTTGTACTGATATGCAAGCACCATTGCGGACTTGTTGCGGACTTGTTCAGATGCTTGCTCCTtcagttttgaaattgagttctGCCATGTGTACCATTTATCTTTTCTTTACAAAGACATCACCTTTGCACTTCATAGTGTGAAaaatgtttttcttttctttttttttaatatttcagttctcaaattcacttacTCTGTTGATATTTTTGGTCACAGTGGCAGACTGGGCCAATGATGCTCTTGTGGGACTTGGTAAAGGTGCTCCCTTTTCTCTTTGCATAACTCAGAGGCATTTTTCTAAAGTTGCAGAAGCATTTGAAAACAAGGACAGTTATTTATCAAAAGTAAGTCCTTGGTGAAAATTTGCATTCAAATGGGTAATTATATATTGGCCAAATATTTGCATCTCAGTTAAAACTGATATTTTAAATCCAGTTAAAGGGTGTAATGAGGAATGAATTTCGAATTGCTACAAGAACCTCAATTCGGCGTGATTTTGCTGAAGGTGTTCGAGCAGTCTTGGTAGACAAGGACCAGGTAGCTAACGATATATGAATGAAATTTGTTCCTTATAAAATATTCAGAATATGATTTTAATACTGTATTGCTTGTATTCTCGTTCTAATTTGTTCTCATTAGGGGATTGCAGAACTCACATGAATTAGTGAAGAATTTTCTGTTTTATTCTTTGGCTAATTGCTAAAAAAGTTGTATTCATCACTCCTTGGAATGTTCTGAGGAATTGCATATATCAGTGTTTCTTTTGTTACATGTTAGTGTCTTTCAcgatggcaacacctcatgcgctagccattaGACTGTCCCGAGGGGGCTTATGTTAGTGTCTTTCACAATTTTTCCTTAGGGAGCTCAGGTTTTTCTGAATGGTAAGAGCAATTCATAATAGGTTCAGGGCAATGATTATGTAGGCATTCTTAATTCATTAGCAACTACCAATTAAAGTTAGGAAATCATGGCTAATATTCATACAGTAGGTACGTGCTGCTGTAATCCAATAGCCACTATGGCTGCCGCATTGAAATTGTTCTAAAGAAAACAATGGCGACCTTGCTAAAAATTTGTGAGTTCCTTTGCATTTCTTAAAATTTGAGTTTGTTGGCTTTTGCTTGTTGTAAGAGCGTAACTTTTGCCTTGTCTACTTGATATTTGATCAAACAATTATAATACTTATCGAGAGTGTAGGAGTCTACACTTTATTCCAACCCCATAGAGAGCAGGGATTGTATTGCTCTTAGTTTTCTACAGTTAGATGCAGTGGTCTTGGATACCAAGGATCTTCACCTGGTGCAACATCAATCATCAGAGTTCATGGTGTGCGATGCAGTGAGTGGCATTAGGGATAGGCGGTATGGCTTACCACTAATTTTACTGTAACGTAACCATCAGGTCACTGCCAATACATACGAAGGTCAAGGTAACAGATGGGTTATAGGCAATGATTCAGGTCTTGTATTCATTGTTATCTTTTCTTTGCAGCCAACATGAGTTTTCACCTTTATGCAaagattaaatttattttacaatTTGTTGCTGAATGATGGATTCATCCAGATGTTTCTAATGTTCGAATTGGTTATTTGTAGTTAGTTAGAATAGTCCTTATATTACCAATGTAATTGCCGATATGATATTTGCAGAATCCAAAGTGGTGCCCCTCGAGTTTGGAGAATGTTGACATGACTGAAGTGGAATCAATATTTGAGCCTCTACCTCCCGAAAATGAACTAAATGTATACTAAGTTGCAAATTATAAAGACAAGGCTAACCGGAGATGAGCATGATATACTCCTCCATTCTCTTATACCAGATGGGATTATGAAGTGTCTGGCAATTCCCTGTCGAACTCCGTCCATCTTTTGTTCGATTATGTCTGAAGTCAGTCGATCAGTCTGCAGAGCAAAGTGACTGGCATATACATAAATATGATGGGGTTTTCTTTTTAGTAATTGATAGCTAATTGTTATGCTGTACTCCAGGATGCCTTTGTtctgtaataataataataataataaaaggtaGCCGTAGAGTTCCAATTGTTGAGGATAATTACAGACTTTTAGCAAAATTATTGTTTTTATTGCCTGGcagttaaaaagttttttttaaaaaaaaaactaagaagaaAAACAAATTGGTATATAAGAATGTTCTCCTTGGACAATAGAAGAGAAATTTTGTTACAGAGAGTTACCATTCTCCTCCCTTTCTTCTGGTTTATAGACATCTTGATCTTGTAGATATTGAAAATTCTTCAGAGATGAAGCAAACAAGAAAACCCACCTAATGCCTAGTTCTAATAATCTTGGCTTTGCATAATCAAACGAATCTAGAAGCAGCATAAATATAATCCTTATCCTCAATTGTTGTATTTCTACGAAATGACATTATATTAGAAGGCTCCAGGGGCTCCTGTTAATGGAAGGCTAATTGCACTGCCAAAACCATGAGAGAAACTTTATAGAGTATGCAATGGCCATTTGGAATTGATGTTAAGAGGGGCATTGGCGTTAAATACAGTTCACAAATTGAGAACTTAAATTTGGCCTGGAAATTTCAACCTTTCCAAACGGCCAAACATTTGGAATAGATCGCGCTGGTGAAATTGCCCGCCACCGAGTAAGGAACCTTATTGCTACCGATTCTTCTTCCCATTTACGCACAATATTTAtccttattttcttattaattatattccttaatttaatataaaattccATGTTACCGTaaatgttatttatttatttattattattgttattttcttctttctatcacaTTTTATAATTATGCAGTAACCCATTTAATTATGTCTTATAAAACCTAATCAACTCTTTACTTTTTTAATATCTCTTAAAAATCCTATCCTAACTGTCATTAGTCTCATAACTTTTTCCTCTTGTTCCACGCCAATTTCCATCTTCACATGTGATTCCTCTTTGAGGAGGACGTATTCTCCTTCCTGCCCAGTAACTCAAAATAGAATGCTAAAAaagtcagaaaattaaattttaaattcaattttaagaaatattaaataatttaataattttatcaactgggaaaaaaatattatcaaaatttaaatataaaaatttaattaataattttacatcttTTACAATcaggaaattaaattttatataaaaatttattttttaaaattaatatttatttttaaaaaaaaataaatttaaaaagatgaggaattaaaaaaaaaaaatattaaaaagactATTTTTTTTTGGCTATTACCAATTATTAATAATCGTCGAAGTTTTCATCATCACAACAATTGATTGAGAAAAGCAAAACACAGGAGGAGACAACAGAGCACAGAAGAAGGCGGCGAATCTAAATACGAAAGGTGCACGCAGCTTGAACATGGCCGGAGAACTCACGCGGTAACTCCAACCTCCGCCATTTGCCCATTTTTTTGCCTGCCTTGAGGTCCAGCACATAGATGAACTGGCTCCTGGACTTGTTCCCGGAGCCCAACACAACGAGCCCTCTTTCCCACGCCACCATCTGCAGCGCCACCACGTCGTCGGGCAGCTCCGCCACCGTCTGCCACCCTTCCCCCTCTTTCAGCGCCGCCACCCCCCTCGACTTCAGGCACATGTACAGCCTGCCGTCCCCGCCTACCACGCAAGTGCGCGGGCATACCGCTTCCTCCAGCTTCTCCTCCTCCACCGGACCCCACCGCCAAGCATTCACATCGAACGACTCAACGCTCCGCATGAACTGCGCCGGCGCCTCCGTCGGGTACCCGTCCAACACCTGGAAGGCGTCCCGGACGAGCACGCCGCAGCACTCGTCTCGCGCCTGCGCCATGTCGGGCAGCCGCACCCACGCGTCGGCGGCCACGTCGTAGGCTAGCGCAGACCTCAGCGCGTTCTTTCTCTCGTCGTGGCCGCCGGCCACGAACACCATTCGGCGCTCCGTGGACCCCGCGCACGCGAAGAAGGAGCGCCCCGTGCCGGGCATGGGGGCCCCGGCGCGCCACGCTTTGCTCGCCAAGTCGAAGATGTGGACCTCGTCGGACGCGGCCCAGGTGAGGGAGTTCCATCCGCCGACGACCACCAGCTCGCACCCGACGGATACGATCTGGCAGAATCGCGGCAAGGAGCGGTGGCCGCCAGGGACGGGAGGCGCGCAGCTCCAGGCCCCGGTGGCGGGGTCGAAGAAGGACAGGCGGTAGACGGACGGGGAAGGATGCACGGTCTCATTCTCCGGTACCTGTGCCTGGGAAACGGCGACGACAGAGTCGGCGAGGCCGGTGGACTTGCGGAGGTCCTGGAAAGGGGCCGACTCGATGCTGCTTTTCCAAAGCTTCGAGACGGCGCGGGCGGCACCTAAATTGACGATGGGGACGCGGGCGAGGCATTCCATGGCCATCACCTCCGGCAATCCAGGGATCAATTCGGCTTCCATCCCCACCAAATCGACAGAGAATAATCGCTCGCAGTGAGGAGTTACGGTGTGGGTTGAGTTTATAGCGGGCCGATTTGAGGCGTGTAAATGccttattaaaaaattcttttctaaATATTAACTGATACaccctatttttaaaattaacaacTCATCTAccatacttttaaaattaataaatatcagTCTGACGCTGACGCTATATTCGTAGAACTAATATTAAAAAGACAATTaacgtaatatatatatatatatatatatatatatatatatatatatatatatataaattaatagcttaaaaatatttccaaaatatCATTTCCATATCCACCACTGCTGCCTTCTGGCTGCCAGGCAGCTGAGTCAGATAATAAATTGCGATCGGACTGAGTCTGTGGTCATTTGGCTGTAATTTTGGCTAGCTTGATCATAAAATTATCATTGAGCTGATTGTAAAATGTCATAAAATTGTTTTGTagttttattttgatatattaagGCCGAGTCGATTCGGTCGGACAAAGGAAGGAGGAACTCAAAcgacaaatgaaaaaaaaaaacaggggGCAGTTTAATAAAAGTGTGCGTGAAATTGGaccttttaaaatttagtttgattTTCACTAAATTAAGGAACTATTAACGTGAAAATTGACCGTCGCGCAAGAAACACGTAATTCTCCTAAAACATACTAAAATAAGCAACTAATAAATAGTGTTTCTTTAaacaattttgtttttttaaagaaaatagtgACAACAATATCATAAAATCTTGTTCGTGATAATTATTGGAAAAATACGAATGGAATAAAATGATTGatggaaat includes these proteins:
- the LOC122001082 gene encoding F-box/kelch-repeat protein At1g15670-like, with the protein product MEAELIPGLPEVMAMECLARVPIVNLGAARAVSKLWKSSIESAPFQDLRKSTGLADSVVAVSQAQVPENETVHPSPSVYRLSFFDPATGAWSCAPPVPGGHRSLPRFCQIVSVGCELVVVGGWNSLTWAASDEVHIFDLASKAWRAGAPMPGTGRSFFACAGSTERRMVFVAGGHDERKNALRSALAYDVAADAWVRLPDMAQARDECCGVLVRDAFQVLDGYPTEAPAQFMRSVESFDVNAWRWGPVEEEKLEEAVCPRTCVVGGDGRLYMCLKSRGVAALKEGEGWQTVAELPDDVVALQMVAWERGLVVLGSGNKSRSQFIYVLDLKAGKKMGKWRRLELPREFSGHVQAACTFRI